The nucleotide window AAAGAAccatttcattgaaaaatataCCAGtcataatcaattccaaataCAAACTCTATAAAGTATTAAAGAAACACATAATAGTGCTGCCAAATTTACAATTAACTTATACACAGCCTCTCATTCACTCATAATAGTGCTGCCAAACCTACAATGTAACCTATGCAAAAACCTCATGATAGCACTGGCAGTAGACATCATCCAACAAGAATCAAACTCACACTTGATTTGCCACCTGCATGTTTTTTTGAAAACTCATTTTAGCAACTTAACCATTTTAATTTGCCAAAGGTAAAACCTCATAATAAAAAGGCAAAACTAAGCATGAATGTTGTGATTCAAGTATGCATCATTAAGGAAAgaataaaatcaaacaatacaaaaaatattagaagACAAGATGTTAATTTTGTTTCACCTACCAATACACCCAAcatattaattagtttaaaaaagagaacaagaagataaaaaaagaaaaaaagtgaattAAAAAACTGAGATCAGCTCACTTATACGAAAATCCTTGTACACTTTTCAGGAATGAgcatttatatttattcaGCAAAGTTGTTATTCAATCAGAACAAGGTACGTATCTTTAATTTCTCaacataattttgtttttacaaaTTAATATAATGGTTACCTCAATCAAGAGCTAGTCGAAGGAGATGAACTTGATTGGGCATGTGGTTGTACGAAGAACTACATcttcaataacaaaaaattcacGTGTTGGCCGAAATAAGGGTTGGCCTCCTGCAAGTACCTCAAGGACCCAAACTTTCCAACAATCCGGTCCAAGTGGCACAAAGTGCACATTATCTTGAGTGTTTGTCGATGAAATTTCAGCAAGTACAACAACTTCTCCACTTCCTGACCAATGTAGTAGTTTGCACTTTTTCCCTTGAAAATTGGTAGAATTACCATGATGGTGAGTAGAAAAGGCCTCAAGGTTAACCGATTTGGATAGAAGGTTGGTAGATTTAGCTTTATGGTTGGCCGAAGAGGCTTCAAGAGCATCATTCTTAATAGCTTTATGGTTGGCATATTTAGATTTGGATCGAAGGTTGACAGATTTAGCTTTACAATTTGCAGAATTCACTTGAATGTTGGGAGACCTAGCTTGGTTGGCAGAATTGGCTTCCAGGCTTCCAAAACCTTGAGCATTTGCACTAACACAAGGGAACTGCCATGAAAATATACAATAAACAATAAActcggtaaaaaaaaaaagaatataaagtcTAATAAAATATACCTACTGAATTAGCATGCTTCCTCTTAGATCCAGCTAATAAGGAATTGACAATATTTTTCAACTCTTCGACCtctttttccaatttgatAACTTTATCACGAGTATATGTCTAAGCACCCACATGTGAAGGTTTTGCGCCAAACCCAAGTCCTTTTACCCTGCCTCGACGCTCAAGGCCATGTGCTTTTACAAGAGCATCATTCTTAATAGAGTATTTCTCAGCAGGTGTTGcattcttgttttcttcttctatttttttcctgAAATGAAATAGCCAAATATTGATGGAGCAATTTGACTGCCATCAATCAAGTGACTAGTGGAATGAACTACAAAGGAATGGATAACTACTACCAATGCATTTGCAACTTCTTCGTTTAAAAATCCATAAGATTTCCTTGTATGCCCACGAATCCATACATCTTCTCTTGTTATGCCATCAAGCGATATACTTGGCTATTCTCTAAAAAGTAACCAATTACCAAGCAATAAGATACTGCAATAAGGTGATGTActtgttaagaaaaaaattaattttaccaTCTCATCTTCAAGGCGAGCATAGCCTTTATGATTCATTGTGTGTAGCATTGTTTGCTTTGCCCTCATCTTCTTGAATTTCTCACTTATCTCCTATAAATATAAGTTATAAATTGTTTAATATTATTGTAATAGAatgaaaatattgataatTAAATTGTTCTATTTGAAATAATGAAATAGTAGTACCTGGTATTTTGGACCCAAATGTTTCTTGATGAAACTTTGCCATTCTTCCATACTTACTCTTTATATTATCAGGCTTGAGTTGTCTTGCAGCGCGTTTAATACCAACAAGCTCTCCTCGTTTCCACACTTCCTTTAGTAATTTACATCTATGATCTCGCCGAAGCTTTGCCATATTTTGTAATGCATACTTCTTATGACACCCATCAACAACAAATTTATtctaaaacagaaaaattgaaattattagaaacaaaaacatagcTAATTTAgacaacaaaaacataaagaaaacatAGCTAATTGAAATTACCTGAGCATGCTTCTATAGCTGATGCATGAAGTGTTTAGAAATATCTTTCCAGTTCTCTGATGTTGCAGGCACCAACTTCATTTCTGTGGCACCCAAGAGAGAAGCAAACTTAGCTGCATTTTGCCCATGTGGTTGGCCTCGAGGATTGACTTCAACTAGGAGCTTCTTTCCTTTGCTAAGATATTGCAATCGTGCTAGATGCCTAGGTTtcctatcttcttcttttgtctcAGATTCACCAAGCTTGCCTTTCCCTTTGGATGACACATTAATTCCTTCTGTAGTAAGATTCCTTCACTAATGGGTGGCATGGTAGTTGAAGAGTCAAGAACTCCATCAGATATTCTTATAGCCCTCCTTTGCCTTACTCGTAGAATAGTTGTAGCAAGACCAGCTGTGTGTTGTTTTTTTGCTAACTTGGAACCCTGTTTTGAGCACTTTAAAATGATTATATGAGACATGATCATCAATGAACActtaaaaaacatatatataaaaaacctTAAAACTATCAGCTTACTTTAGCagtcatgtttttttttttcccattcaTAGTGCATCCTATGCAAGCcttgagaaaagaaaaccacCAGGTACAGTAACTAGGAATAATGATCCAAATAAATTGACAAGTAGTAAAGAAAGTAATATAAAATATCTGAAGTACAGTTACTAAGAATAATGACCAAATAAATTGACAAGTAAGAGATTTTAAGGACTCATAGTCTTACGTTTTATTCTAGGATACTAAGTTGTATCCTCAAAATGACCAAAAGGATAACTCTCATCATCAAAATTCAGGCCAAGTCTTTTTACATCTAACGAAATGGATAATGTATAAGCATTCTCATTTAACGGTATTGACAATGTATAAGCATTCTCATCATGAAAGCCCCTTGTTGATGCTTTTAGTACCACATACCAATTTTAATTGGTATCAGTTATGGAATAAAACACTTGCTTAGCTTGAGATACTAAAATAAATGGATCTTTTCTAAATTGATGTAGGCCTTGATGGAGATTAACTGGTGTAAATCCATCTCCAACTTTGAcaccattcattatatttgCCCAATCGCAATCAAATATAAGTATTTTGAACATGGGATAATCTAGAAAAAGAATGTCTCTTATAACCGCATAATAAGTAATTTTCCCAATGGCCTGAGATGTGTAGTCTTTTGCACTAGATTGACAATAGTGTCTGCCTCCATAGATACACCACTATCTTGTGTGCTTATGTTAACATCTCTTGTGTGAAAGTGATGTCCATTGATAATATAACCAGAATAAGACATTACATCTCTCATAGGCCTATATGCAAGCCACTAAAAGTCAATATATGACGTTTTTCTAGTAGGCCTTCATTATTCAAAAGACGTCTATCTAAAAGCTTAAGCTCCTCTCGATGCATTCTAGTACAATTAGAGGAGAAATGAGTTAGAAAAGAATAGCAAGCAGTCATATGACCAATTGtaatagatatatatatatatatatgtatatatcagTTTTAAGCTAAGTTCTTACGCTAGGTACGATTCAACTTCTGCAGTGTTTAACAGAACATAACAATGAGCATTATCCAACATTTCAGGAGTCATGATCCTTAGCTTGCTTGTTGAAATAGGTCGTCCTTCAGTTGCTATTCCAAATTCAAAATCCTCCTTTCGAGTGTGTCGAACACCCATTTCAGCAGCTTCTTTCGTGTACACACTACAATGACGTGAACACTCTTCAACTGCATAACGCTCTGTCATACATTCTTCGGGTCTAGCATGATTTTTCACACATCCTTTCAATACCTTCCTATATCTAGATCACGATATAGAACTAATGAGCATTAATTGAAATGTATTTGTGAGGTTTTAATGAAGCTTAAATCAAATTGCATATGTATATGAACATACTGAAACTTAATAAAAGAGTACCTTTCGAATGGGTACATCCAACGGAATTGGACTGGACCACCTATTAGGGCTTCTCGACGAAGGTGAATTGTCAAATGAACTATAACATTGAAGAAACATAGAGGAAAATACCTTTCAAACATACACAAGGTCTCTGCAACATTGGCATCCAGAGAttccaatttgtttttgtcaatGACTTTTTGACACAATTCATTGAAAAATGAACATAGCCGAAATATGGCAATCCTTGGTTCATTTGACAAAAGGCCCATTAATGCTACTGGTAGTAATTGTTGTAATAAAATGTGACAATCATGAGACTTAAGACCTAAAATCTTACAATCTTCTAATGAAACATGACTTGAAATGTTAGAGCCGTAACCATCAGGTAATTTTAATTGTAGTAGTCTCTTACAAaacattttcttattttcttgtgTTAACATGTGTGGTCTTGGAGGCAATTTGATATTTTCCCCaccctttgtttttcttcgtATTCAAAAGTGTCCCAACTATGGTctcacaaatatttttttctatgtGCATCACATCTAAATTGGGACGCAAAAGTAAAGTatgaaatattaaaacaaaaaaagattttataaGTACATATGAAATCACATTGAAAATGAAAGGGTAAAGTAAAGCAGAAATGACATGTAAATAATGCTACTTGAAATTCCTAACCTCCCAATATGGTAGATCAAAGaagattgatttctttttccacGGCCAAATAGCAtatgcaatcttcttctttcttttctttctatgctttctcttttttcctaCTTATCCCCAATCATTCTCCCAATTCTTGACAGCATCTACAACTTGTAAACCATTTAACATTCTAGGCTTAACCCCATGTTCAGTTGTAGTTTTGCATTCATCCATGTTCAACATTCACCATTCTTCAGTTGTTCGGAAGGGATGATTGTGAGCAAGAAACCATCTATGGCCCATGAATGCAAACTTATGACTAGAGTCTAGCCATAGAGAACATGTGTTAACACCACATTTTGGACATGCTACTCTACCCTTTATGGATAATCACTTATGGTCCACGTCAAAATAGCTTTCAAATTGAACATGTATTTACTAAATGAATCGTACACCTCAACCCTATTGTTCCAAAGCtcttttaaatcatcaattagTGGCTCTaaatatacatttatataatttCCTGGCTACTTGGGGCCCAAGATTAATAATGACAATATCATATCATCCGTTGACATGCATAACAATGGGGGAAGATTGTAAGTAACTATCATCACCgaccaacaactatatctagAACTAAGATCACCAAAGGGATTAAACCTATAAGTTGAAAGGGCCAATCTAATATTGTGTGGATCTGATATAAAACTAGGATACTTAGGATCTATTTGTTCCCATGCAAGTGAATCAACCGGATGTCTCATCTTGCCATCCTGACTTTTATGATTGGAATGCCATATTAATTGTTCAGCCTTTTCAGATGATCTAAACATCCTCTTAAGTCTGGGTACTATATGAAAATAATGCAAGACCTTAGCAGAGATTCCCTTGTGAATCTTATTAGTGCGCTTATTAGTTTTCCATCTTGAAGCAAAAACAATcttatataaattattatagTGCTGCCAAACATACCCATAACTTGTTCACAACCTCCAAGCCATTTACTCATGAAGATAACAACTAAAATAAATCTCTAAACACATGTAACCTATGCAAAAAGGCTCTCTTGGCAAgctaaaaaaaccaaagtcaCACAAATCCTGGTACAACAATCATACTCATCAACAAGAGCACCTGCGCTAGGTCTGTAATTGATGCTCAAATAGGGATTGCCACGGCCATGGGCCACCAAGATAGGACCTGTAAAGGGACTGAAAGTTTGAACTCCATCAAAATTATACATAGACCATAGGTTTTAGAGAATCATTTGGTACATattcatatatgaaaaattTTCCTGCTCTTGCTCTAATCAAAATTCAGCCATATTAACACACATGAAGTATTAAACTTTGAACTCATAATTAAACACCCTAGTCTCAATAAAAATCTACCAATTTACATGCATCCTGAAGCTGATTAAATAAACTTTGCAACCATATAAAATTTTACGTAAACGATGCTCTAATTTATAAGATAAGGCAGTCCAAAGTGAGTGTTTCAAAACTGAAACTACAGCCCCTGTTTTTGACAAATTTGGTATTCATACTTACCAAACTTAGATATCAAACTTCAACCACATTACATGCTATCAGAGGGCTTTTAATCCTAGATACGTGTAGTTGAAAACCAAGTACTTATATCTCAAAACTAACCCACAACCTATGCAAAATTAGCAGTCAACGTGGGTTAAACAATCACACTCTCTGAAAAACTGAAACTTAACAAATTTTGcccatatttgttttgttttttgttttaaaccaaaacaaaGCCCCAAAACACTTATGAACaatcttaaaaataattatataagaaTCAAAGTTTGAaatacaaaacccaaaactgaaaatttgatAAATACACCCAAACTTAATAAATCCACACAATTTAAATAATCAACTCAACAAAGACAACAACatccaaaaacaagaaattaaaatatgacaaAACAAACTTACAAAGGGTTCAAAAAGAAATTCGAAATTCCTAGAGCTTTATCAAGGAATTTGGTCAAGCTAACTTGGTAGCTTTATGCAGGTCTCTCAAAAGTCcccaaaagaaattaaagtttaaaaaagaCACCTATTCACCAGATTTATAACCTTCAATATTAGAATGTGTTGCCTTTCACATCATTTGCTTGTTCAAACGCTTTTTGCTTTAGATGCAAACAGAACAAATCAaggaaatttattttaataggAACATAAGATTCGTAGTTAATAAAATCGAAAAGTACCTGTTTCAATGCGACGTCATCGGCCTGAGAGAGACTTTGCTGTTTCTCTTGGGCTTGGTGCTATTGTTGGGTTTCATTGTCATTGTATCTATTATTGGATCCGAGTTCACCGTCGCTGGTAGTTTCGAAGCCATCAGAGGCATTTCCGTTGGTGGAAGACGAGCGCTGAAGAGGACGTTGACAAGGAATAATACTCTCTTTCTTTGAAGTGTACAGAGGCAAGCCTTCAGTTGAATGGCCTCTCATTTTTTCCTTTGGAGAGTAGAGAGCGACTGAGAAATAGCACAGCTGTGAAGATTGAAGGTTTTTTGGTTGAGGAAGCTTGAGGGTGATATTGAAGAGTAGAGCACAGACGTGGGTGagggagagacagagagaagagatGCAGTCTAAGAAGATGTGAGAGAGTATTTGGATTTTGGGGTTAAAGAGTGGGTAGGGTTGGAGAGAGAATTTGAAGgcttttgaaaagaaaacccataTAAACTTAAAGTTGGTGAAAAGAAAGGGCAGTATgcgaagaaagaaaagaggaggAAAAAATGGGCTTTCACGGCGTGTAAAAAAAGCACGCCAGTAATAGGAATAACATTTACGGTGTGCACATTTAGCACGCCATAAATAgcattatgttttatttaaattttacagCGTACATAGAAAGCACGCCATTAATAAAAGGgtaatgctagggagaccatcTAGTTGTACCATATTTTTGTACCAACTGATGTGGCTGATGAGTTggctataattttttaatttttaatttgtaccATATTAAATgagcttttaatttttaattttttaattttattatctcTTCACTTTACAGAAACCTAAGCGGTGTAGGAAGTTTTGTTTCACGTATATTCAACTGGTTCTTCCTTACCTCTTCCCCTTCCTCATCCTTATCTTCTCTCTAATTTGCCAACGACGATAAATCATACCAGAGTTTTTCCTGACGCCTGTGACGACGGTAAGTTCATCTCTATTTCACTCTTAGGTTTTCTCTTGTTGGGTgatgattgaaatttttggattGATTCTTTGAATCATTGAGATATTTGTATTACTCTTACGATCAGTATTGAATACTTTCATACTAATTGTATATCATgttcaatatttgttttgggtcTCATAACTAGCCGTTTTTGGTTCTTTCTACAGATGGCTTGACATGCCTCCCTCCATACTTGaagtctttgattttttttttttcttgttttgagtAATCTTATGTTACTGggagttttgttttctcctATCCGTATTCCCTTTTTGTGTcttgtgtgttgtgtttgttttctccTATGCATATGGCACTCATGCAATTTTGCAAGTTCAAATAAAATACCATGGCTATAATATTACAATGGTTGCTGTGTTGAAACCTCTTTTTCCTTGCTTGTATGGATATGGGTCTTTGTAATTTAtgttggttgctgttttgaaATCTCTTTTTCCATGCCTTCCATTACTATGCAGatcctattttattttgtaatcaTGTCTTCGAGTAGCTTTACGAGTTCATATATTAatcaagaagaagatggggtTCAAATGGAAAAGAATGATGGTGAAGCAGTAAGTGAGGAGCCTGAATTGGAGAATAGAGAGAATGTGGAAGAGCCTCGAGTTGGGATGACTTTTAACAACATTGATGATATAGTTGTCTATTATAGAGAATATGGGAAGCAATTAGGGTTTCCCGTGAGGAAGAGAACATCACAAAAGGGAGATGAAGGAGAATTGAAATATGTGACTATTTCATGTGGTCGAGAAGGCAAATATAAGAGTAAATCAAGTAATGTCCTAAAGCCACATCCAAGTATAAAAATTGGTTGCAAAGCTAGAGTAAGAGCAGGTATAATCTTAGATGGAAGGTGGCAGATCAACTCTATCAACCTTGATCATAACCATGATATGAGTCCAACCAAGGCTCGTTATTTTCGATGTCATCGGACAATAAGTTCATATATGAAAAGGAGGATTGAGTTAAATGATAGAGCTGGAATAAGGTTAAACAAGAGCTATAATTCATTAGTGGTTGAAGCTGGGGGCCATGAGAATATCTCCTTTTTGGAAAAGGATTGTAGAAATTATATTGAAAATGTGAGACGATTACGGCTTGGGGAAGGCGATGCTACTGCAATCCAAACTTATTTTCTGAATATGCAagctcaaaattcaaatttcttctATGCAATTGATTTAGATCAAGATGGTCGGTTAAGAAATGTATTTTGGGCAGATGCAAGAAGTAGGGCGGCATATAAGGAATTTGGAGATGTTGTTACATTTGATACAACCTACTTGACGAATAAGTATGACATGCCATTTGCTCCATTTGTGGGGGTAAATCATCATGGGCAATCAATTTTACTTGGATGTGGGCTGATTTCAAGTGAAGATACTGATGCTTTTATTTGGTTGTTTAAGTCTTGGCTCACATGTATGCATGAGCACGCTCCTAGGGGAATAATTACTGATCAAGATAAAGCCATGAAAAATGCCATTGAGATTATTTTTCCTAATACTAGACATCGTTGGTGCTTGTGGCACATAATGAACAAGTTTCCTAGTAAGTTGAACCGTTACAAGCAATATGAAGCTATCATGTATGCCTTGCAAAGTATTGTGTATGGCTCATTGGAGAAGGTTGAGTTTGAAGAAGGTTGGGATGAAATAATTGAGAAATATGAGTTACAAGACAATGAATGGTTGGCTGGACTATATAATGAGAGACAACGTTGGGTACCATATTTTGTGAAAGATAGTTTTTGGGCAGGAATGTCTACCACACAACGAAGTGAAAGTATGAATGCATTTTTTGATGACCATGTAAATTCTAAGACTACTTTAAAACAGTTTGTGGAGCAATATGAAAATGCATTGAAAGTTAAGGTGGAAAAGGAGAAGCAAGAAGATTTTAAGTCTTCATCCATTGGTTTTGATTGTGGAACTCATTATAACATGGAGAAACAGGCTCAAGAGGTTTACACTATTTccaaatataaagaatttCATGAAGAATTAATAGGCAAAATGTATTGCGACTATGTTTCACATAAAGTGAATGGTGCAAATTTTGAGTACCAAATATCTGAGGATTTCATGatggaagggaaaaaaaagaggctTTATTTCAAGGTTTGGCTTAATGAAGATGACAATGAAGTCCAGTGCAATTGTCGCATGTTTGAGTTTAGAGGCATATTATGCCGTCATAcaatatatgtttttcttcGCCACAACATTGACTTGATtccagaaaaatatataatgcgAAGATGGAGGAAGGATGTGAAAAGATGTCACACAAGGATTGAAATCAATTATGAAAGCTATAGTCTCGCACCTGAAGCACAACGATGTCATAAGATGCAAAAGGCTTTTGATGAGATTAAGGAATTGGCAAATGATTCTGACAATAAGTGCATGATTGTGATGACTTGGATGGATAATGTAAAGGAGGAACTCTCCAAACATAATGTTGTTTGTGGTAGTGATCAACCAAATCCTCAGTCACCTATTGGCAGGAACATTGAGAATGATGTTAGTTCAATTCCGAATGCAAGTCAATGTATTCTTACTCCCTTAGCAGCTAGAAAGAAAGGCCGTCCACCATTTAAAAGGAGGAAATCTCAGTTGGAACAAGCAGTTAGGAAGAAACAAGAtagtaaaaagaagaaacaagagAGTAACAAGAAGATCAAATCTTGTGGAAACAACACTAATGGAGAGAAAGAACTGAATGTATGCAATTAAAATGGatacattttttattattattttctaatgTATTATTCAATCAATAAAGTATTTTATTGTGACTGTCCTTGAGTTTTTATGCAGGATTTGCAGCCAACAGAATTTGATGATATTGGCCATATTGTTGGTTCATCTACTTCTAAAGGTGATGGTGTAGTTGGAACACAAGAGAGCATTGCTATGCAGGTATGACAtgaatgttttgttttgattgattgtttttgtttgttaaaatTCATTATTAGTCATTTGCTCTAGTACTGATGATTCGCTAATTGTAACGACCAATATTATGGAAACATTGCAGGAAAATATGACCACATTTATGGGTTTTACTCAAACTGGTCAATTAAATCAGTTGTATAGAGAGTATGAGATAGGACATATGGCTCATCCAATCCTTCATGACAATCATTTTCTGGTAATAGAAAAGAAGTTTAATTTCAGAACTTTCcgtactttttatttattttatattaaaatgttgaatttatatattgtttcctcttccctttttttttttttttttttcatatttaggatcatcaatatcaatattggaATGAAGACTACAATATATACATGCCTAGCTTTAGTTCTGGAGGAAGTGGTGGCCAACGAAACTGATCATTGGAAGCAAAAGAATTGCAATTGCAGAAGTTGTTGACACTTTTGAACTtaaaaattccttttttttttgttaatgtaGACATTTTGCTGTTAGTGTTGTAATTGAAACGACCATATTGCACTTGAGATTGAATGGTTGTAGTTTGAGATTGGATTAAGGTTGCTACAACCTCTGATTGAATTAGGGTGCCACCCTTTTAGTTTGAGATTGGACCTGTTGTCTTGTTGCCAGAAATCATTTTTAGAGGTTTGTTCATATCCGTCAATCCCTGTTAAATCAGCCCATTATGATCAGAATTAGTCAAAAAGCAAGAAACCTCATTTGAAATCAAATACATTCTATATATCATAGAAGTGAAGCATACAACGGAAACAAATCCAGTTTGCAACAGGTCCCCAAAAGTGAGTCGTTTTTGGACCAACTGGACATTCAAGAATACTTGGAATGATGCCATATCACAGCTGCTTAGAATCTCTGTAAagtcagaagaagaaaaag belongs to Prunus persica cultivar Lovell chromosome G4, Prunus_persica_NCBIv2, whole genome shotgun sequence and includes:
- the LOC18780949 gene encoding protein FAR1-RELATED SEQUENCE 6, which codes for MPSITMQILFYFVIMSSSSFTSSYINQEEDGVQMEKNDGEAVSEEPELENRENVEEPRVGMTFNNIDDIVVYYREYGKQLGFPVRKRTSQKGDEGELKYVTISCGREGKYKSKSSNVLKPHPSIKIGCKARVRAGIILDGRWQINSINLDHNHDMSPTKARYFRCHRTISSYMKRRIELNDRAGIRLNKSYNSLVVEAGGHENISFLEKDCRNYIENVRRLRLGEGDATAIQTYFLNMQAQNSNFFYAIDLDQDGRLRNVFWADARSRAAYKEFGDVVTFDTTYLTNKYDMPFAPFVGVNHHGQSILLGCGLISSEDTDAFIWLFKSWLTCMHEHAPRGIITDQDKAMKNAIEIIFPNTRHRWCLWHIMNKFPSKLNRYKQYEAIMYALQSIVYGSLEKVEFEEGWDEIIEKYELQDNEWLAGLYNERQRWVPYFVKDSFWAGMSTTQRSESMNAFFDDHVNSKTTLKQFVEQYENALKVKVEKEKQEDFKSSSIGFDCGTHYNMEKQAQEVYTISKYKEFHEELIGKMYCDYVSHKVNGANFEYQISEDFMMEGKKKRLYFKVWLNEDDNEVQCNCRMFEFRGILCRHTIYVFLRHNIDLIPEKYIMRRWRKDVKRCHTRIEINYESYSLAPEAQRCHKMQKAFDEIKELANDSDNKCMIVMTWMDNVKEELSKHNVVCGSDQPNPQSPIGRNIENDVSSIPNASQCILTPLAARKKGRPPFKRRKSQLEQAVRKKQDSKKKKQESNKKIKSCGNNTNGEKELNDLQPTEFDDIGHIVGSSTSKGDGVVGTQESIAMQENMTTFMGFTQTGQLNQLYREYEIGHMAHPILHDNHFLDHQYQYWNEDYNIYMPSFSSGGSGGQRN